The DNA sequence CCGTGGTCTGAGCCGACGTCATCGCCGAAACCCACTGCTGCTGCAGACCCGGGACGTCGGCGGGGATGCCGGTCACCGGTAAGGCTTTGTCCTGGAACAGCAACGTCTTGAGCGTGAAGACGGTGTCGAGCTTCTGGTTCCACTGCCCCACCGCACCGCCGAGACCACCGCACATCGGAATGGCCGCGTCGAACCGGCCGGGGTGCACCTGCGCGACCCCGGCCGCGACCATCCCGCCCATCGAGCGGCCTTCGGCGATCGCGTACCGGGCATGGCCGAACGCGGTTTCGAACCGGCCGAGCGCCGCCGCCTGGTTGTCGATCGCCTTCGCGATGTTCCAGCCGGTGATCGTGCGTGTGGTGCCGCCCACCGCGTAACCGCGGTCCAGGAGGCTCGCCGTCAGCGGGCTCGCCAGGCCGCCCGCGGCGAAGTCGAGGTCTACCAGCACCGCGCCGTTCCACCGGGCCGGTTTCGCGAACGTGTACGGCGTGCCGTCGGTCAGCTGCCCGTCGACGCACCTCGCCGCAACGCCCGGACACGGCGTTCCGGCCTCCGCCGCCTGGGCGGTCGCGGGAAGCCCGGCAGCGAGAACCGCCACCACGGCCGCCCCGAGAAGACGCGGGAATCTCATGAAACGCTCCTGTCAGAAGTTCTTGCTGCCGACGGTCCAGCCCGGGGTGGCGCACAGACCGCAGCCGGCGCCGAGGAAGTAGCCGCGGGCGGTGCGGTTGCCGTTGAGGGTGAAGTCGAACCAGGCGACGAGGACCCGGACCGCTTCCTCGCGGACGCTCGGATCGGGAAGCGCACCACGCTGGCCGTAGACGAACCCGGTGTGCCCCGCGGCCGGGTTGGTCGCCCGGACCGCGGGGACGGTGACGAGGTCGTAGTTGGCCCCGCTGTTGGCGTAGGCGACGTCGTCCGGGCCGCCGTCGACGAACAGCGTGGGCGTGTGCAGGTTCCCGAGGTTTTCCCGGCCGTAGCCGAGGGTGCCGTCCGCGAAGAACCCGCTGTCGAGCGACAGCACCGACTTCACACGCGGGTCGGCGCCGGCAACGAGCGCTTCGATGCCACCGCACGAGTGGCCGGCAACGCCGATCCGGCGGGTGTCGAGCCGGTTCCGCAGGGCGCTTCCGGGCCGGCCGTCCTCCCGGCCGGCCCAGGTGATCGCGTCGGTGATGACCTTCGGCTCGGCGGTGCCGTTCTCGGTCAGCGCGGGCTGGTCGAACCCGCCGACGGCGACGACGACGAACCCGTGCGCGGCGAGCAGCGTCTCGACCGTCAGCAGCTCGTCGTTGCTCGTGTGCCGGCACGCCCCGTTGCCGAAGACGACCACGGGCAGCCGATCCCGCGTCCGGTCCAGGTCGGCGGGCCGGTAGACGGTGTACTCGGCGGCGTAGGCCCCCGTCCTGGCCGCGGGTTCGCGCACCACCGGGTGGAACACCGCGGACGCGGGCGGCGCGGGCGCGGCGGCCACGGCGATGTCCGCGTCGGGAGAGCCGGACCCGGTGGCCACCGCGGCCGTGACCGCGACGACGGCCGTCACCGCGGCGGCCAGAGCAGGCTTGAGGAGAGCGTTTCCCATCAGAATTCCTCTCGGGTCACTTCAGTTCGTCGAGCCACGCGGTCATCCGCG is a window from the Amycolatopsis sp. NBC_00355 genome containing:
- a CDS encoding poly(ethylene terephthalate) hydrolase family protein, producing the protein MGNALLKPALAAAVTAVVAVTAAVATGSGSPDADIAVAAAPAPPASAVFHPVVREPAARTGAYAAEYTVYRPADLDRTRDRLPVVVFGNGACRHTSNDELLTVETLLAAHGFVVVAVGGFDQPALTENGTAEPKVITDAITWAGREDGRPGSALRNRLDTRRIGVAGHSCGGIEALVAGADPRVKSVLSLDSGFFADGTLGYGRENLGNLHTPTLFVDGGPDDVAYANSGANYDLVTVPAVRATNPAAGHTGFVYGQRGALPDPSVREEAVRVLVAWFDFTLNGNRTARGYFLGAGCGLCATPGWTVGSKNF